One segment of Nostoc flagelliforme CCNUN1 DNA contains the following:
- a CDS encoding protein kinase domain-containing protein codes for MSYCINPLCEQRQNPKDIEECLFCGTSLLINNRIRLIKPLRPLNENPFSYTEVFEVEDAGTQWNPGSKQRVMKVLKLNSPKLVELIERESLSLRLIHHPNIPKSTLDDFFTFVPVNSSLTLHCLVMDKIEGQNLEQWIESNGRILQSQALEWLKELVEILAAVHRANFFHRDIKPSNIILQLNGQLALVDFGVARRVTSTYLAKISGSGGDSTSRGGKYEITSVGTPRYSPPEQTDGQAVPQSDFYALGRTFVHLLTAIQLIDLPTDKQTGRLIWRNKAPQIDKPFADFIDELTAPLPGQRPQSTEVILQRLKLLPQQSKIYRLTRSKTFRVSAAIGFMILTVFVTFKVLLPLRAKYLVSQGEKAEAANNFQTAQEFFDSAIKINPQARYTISKFYFEKGLRSTNSLELAKRYYELAIKYNDTNVESYNNLGIVCKKIQDSPCVIDSYEKAFKLSSDNWEGHYGLGTYYDELMKYDLAEQQYQLAIKINRQAIIAINNLSRVKILQGDYNTAISLAQEGIQKTTNPRWQAVLYKNLGWAKFEQKKYSEAKRYLEKAKELDIQRTSTHCLLAKVQGIFGDFDNSWLSWEACLLTESREPEVFIWRAEIIERIRQKAPNLIED; via the coding sequence GTGAGTTACTGTATAAATCCCCTATGCGAGCAACGTCAAAATCCTAAAGACATTGAAGAATGTCTTTTTTGTGGTACTTCGCTGCTAATTAATAACCGCATCCGCTTGATTAAGCCATTAAGACCGCTGAATGAAAATCCATTCAGCTATACTGAAGTTTTTGAAGTGGAGGACGCTGGTACTCAATGGAATCCCGGGAGCAAGCAGCGAGTTATGAAAGTTCTGAAATTGAACTCGCCGAAACTAGTTGAGTTAATCGAGCGGGAATCTCTTAGTTTACGGCTAATCCATCATCCAAATATTCCCAAAAGTACCTTAGATGACTTTTTCACTTTTGTTCCTGTCAATAGTTCTTTAACCTTACATTGCTTGGTTATGGATAAAATCGAGGGACAGAATTTAGAGCAATGGATAGAATCTAATGGGCGTATTTTGCAATCTCAAGCATTAGAATGGCTAAAAGAATTAGTTGAAATTCTTGCCGCAGTACACCGTGCTAATTTTTTTCATAGAGATATTAAACCTTCTAATATAATTCTCCAGTTAAATGGTCAATTAGCGTTAGTGGATTTTGGTGTAGCACGGCGAGTGACTAGTACTTACTTAGCTAAAATAAGCGGAAGTGGAGGAGACAGCACGTCTAGAGGAGGAAAATATGAAATTACATCTGTTGGCACACCTCGTTACTCTCCGCCAGAACAAACTGATGGACAGGCAGTACCGCAATCAGATTTTTATGCTTTGGGTCGTACTTTTGTCCATCTACTTACTGCAATTCAACTAATCGATTTACCTACGGATAAACAGACAGGAAGATTAATATGGAGAAACAAGGCACCGCAAATTGACAAACCTTTTGCTGATTTTATTGATGAGTTGACGGCTCCTTTACCAGGGCAACGTCCGCAAAGTACTGAAGTTATCCTGCAACGATTAAAATTACTTCCTCAGCAAAGTAAAATTTATAGATTAACGAGGTCTAAAACGTTCAGAGTCAGCGCAGCAATTGGATTTATGATTTTGACAGTCTTTGTGACTTTCAAAGTATTATTACCACTAAGAGCTAAATATTTAGTGTCTCAAGGGGAGAAGGCTGAGGCAGCAAATAATTTTCAGACCGCACAAGAGTTTTTTGACTCAGCTATAAAAATTAATCCTCAAGCCAGATACACAATTTCCAAATTTTATTTTGAAAAAGGACTTCGCAGTACGAATAGTCTAGAATTAGCTAAAAGATACTATGAATTAGCAATTAAATATAATGACACAAATGTAGAATCATATAATAATTTAGGTATTGTGTGTAAAAAAATACAAGATTCTCCCTGTGTAATAGATAGTTATGAAAAAGCTTTTAAGTTAAGCTCTGATAATTGGGAAGGGCATTATGGATTGGGAACTTACTACGATGAACTAATGAAATATGATTTAGCGGAGCAACAATACCAGTTAGCCATAAAAATTAATAGACAAGCGATAATTGCTATCAATAATTTATCTAGAGTAAAAATTCTCCAAGGTGATTATAATACAGCAATTTCTCTCGCCCAAGAAGGAATACAAAAAACTACAAATCCCAGATGGCAAGCAGTTTTGTATAAAAATTTAGGTTGGGCAAAATTTGAGCAGAAGAAATATAGCGAGGCGAAGCGATATTTAGAGAAGGCGAAAGAATTAGATATCCAAAGAACATCTACCCACTGTTTGCTGGCAAAAGTGCAGGGAATTTTCGGTGATTTTGATAACTCTTGGCTTTCCTGGGAAGCCTGTTTGCTAACTGAATCTAGAGAACCAGAGGTTTTCATCTGGCGAGCCGAAATAATAGAAAGAATTAGACAAAAAGCTCCTAATTTAATTGAAGATTAA